The nucleotide sequence CGACCGTCACGTCGGCGTCCTGGCGGTAGGGGAGCGACCGGCGGCGCATGGTGCCCTGATCCTGGGACGGCATCACCTGCGCACCCGCGGCCGGCTCCTGCACGGGCGGCTTGGCGAGGTCCGCGTCCGCCGCCGCGAGGAGCATGCGGGTCTCGCTGAGCGGCAGGACCTGGTCGGCGGTGGGGATCGAGAAGTCGGGGTGGGCGAAGTCGAAGCACGAGGTGAGGTCGCCGGACACGGTGCGGCGCCAGTCGGAGATGTTGGGCTCGTGGACGCCCGTCCAGGTCTCGAGGAACCGGATGATCGAGGTGTGGTCGAACACCTGCGAGTCGACCCAGCCGCCGCGGCTCCACGGCGAGACGACGGTGAGCGGGACGCGCGTGCCGTAGCCGATGGGCAGGCCGCCGACGTACTCGTCCCGCGTGCCGGGCTCGGCGAGCGGCGGCAGCATGTGGTCGAAGTAGCCGTCGTTCTCGTCGTAGTTGAGGAGCAGGACGGTGCTGGCCCACGTGTCGGGGTTGCTCATGAGCGCGTGGATGACCGCGTTCGTGTAGTGCGCGCCGTAGTCCGGGCTCGCCTCGGGGTGCTCGCTCCAGCCGTAGGGCGACACGACGTACGAGACCTGGGGGAGCGTGTTCGCGGCCGCGTCGGCGCCGAACTGCTCCAGCAGGTAGGACACGTCGAGGCCCCTGCCCGAGTCCGGCTTCCAGCCGTCGTGCAGGCCGCCGTCGATGGCGAGCTGGCGCACCGCGGGATCCGACGACGCGAACGCGTCGTGGTACTGCTGGAACTGCCAGAGCGGGTTGCAGCCGTAGTCGCCGACGTACGGCGCCTTGTCCGGGTCCCCGACCTCGTCGTTGGCGTAGGTCCTCCAGGTGATGCCCGCCTGGTGCAGGCGCTCCTGGTAGGTGGTCCAGCGGAAGACCGGCTCGTAGGGCTCCGGGTTGCTGATGATCGGCCCGCCCGCCTTGCCCTCCGGGTCGATGGTGCCGGTCCACTGGTAGAGGCGGTTCGGGGTCGTCGGGCCGATGAGCGAGCAGTGGTAGTGGTCGGCGATCGTGAACGCCGAGGCGAGGGCGTGGTGGAAGGGCACGTCCTCCTTCGTGAAGTACCCCATCGTCTGCTGCGTCTTGGCGACGACCCAGTTGTCCCACGCGCCCTCGTTCCAGGCCGCGTGCCCGCCCTTCCACGAGTGGTTGAGGCTGCCTGCTCCTTGCGCGTTGTGGTTCGCGGAGTCGAGGGGGAACGGGAGCAGGTGGCCGCCGTCCGTGCGGGTGGCGTCGGGCTGGGCGAAGACCGAACCGCCGCCGGGGTACTCGACCGCCTGCTTGTCGCTGAAGCCGCGGACGCCGGGGAAGGTGCCGTAGTAGTGGTCGAAGGAGCGGTTCTCCTGCATGAGGATCACGACGTGCTCGACGTCCGCGATCGACCGGGTGAGGTTCCGTCGCGTGGCCGCCGTCGCGGCGGTGGCGCTCGCGGTGCCCGTCGCGGATCCGGCGGCGACGCCGGCCATGATCGCGGCGGCTCCGCTCATGAGGAGGGTGCGGCGGCTCACGCCGGGGCGGATCCCGCCGCGGTAGGCGTGCGTGGGATCCAGGGGAGGGGCGGCGTCGATGCCGGCGCTCCCGGCGTGGTCGTCGGGTAGCTGGTCGAGGTGGGAGGTGCTCACGGGCGATGTCCTTCTTCCAAGCGCGGTCGCCCGACGGCGGGCGCGCGGACGGGATCACGGTGCGGGCGACGAGTCGCGCGCACGTGACGGGGAGGGATGCTGCGGAGAGAGGCGGTGCGGAGAGGGTGCTGCGGAGATGCGTCGCGGGGAGGGCGGCGACGGGAGGGACGCCCGATGCGGATCGCGCCCGGGCCGTCGATGTCGCCGACAGCGGCGGGACGTCGCTGTCGACGACGGGACGTCGCTGTCGTCGGCGAGTATGCGCGCCGAGGGGGAACGGCGCGTCACCTCCGGTGATCGCCCGGGGAACACCCCCTGAACGGGGGGGGGGTGGGAGCGGCTCGGGCCTCGCGCGTCAGGCGGGCCAGACCGGCCGGAACTGGATGCTGATGCGCGGCCCGACGGCCTTCTGGGTCTTGAGGATGGCGTGCTCGTGCGTGCGCTGCGCGCTGCCGCCCATGACGACGAGGTCGCCGTGCCCGAGCGGGAACCGCCGCACCTCGCCGCCGCCCTTCGGCCGCAGCGACAGCGTGCGCGCCGCGCCCACCGAGACGATGGCGACCATGGTGTCGCGGTCGATGGCGCGCCCCACGCGGTCGCCGTGCCACGCGACGCTGTCGTCGCCCGTGCGGTAGAAGCACAGTCCCGCGGTCTCGAGCACCTGCCCGGGCGGGCGGCCGTAGTGCTCGTTGAGCGCATCGCGCGCCTCGACGAGGACGGGCGCGGGCAGGGGCGCGCGCGGCCCGAACCACGACAGGAGGCGCGGCACCTCGACCGTGCGGCCGTGCATGAGCCGCGTGTCCGCCGTCCACTCCACGTCCTCCACGAGGCGCTCGAACAGCGCGTCGGAGTCGCTGACCCAGCCGGGCCGGATGTCGAGCCACGCGCCCTGTCCCAGGTCCAGGCGCTCCACCTCCGCGCCGAGCGCCCCGATGCCCGGCTCCGCCTGGAGGTCGTCGAAGAGGGAGGCCTGGAATGCGATGCTCATGGCGCGAGCATAGCCCGGATGTTCGAACGCATGTTCGAACGACGGCCGGCTGGGGAGAGCCCGATCAGACCGCCGGAGCGCGGGACGCGCGACGGCCGGCCCACGTCAGGAGGAGCGTCAGTCCGCAGATCAGCGCCGCGATGACGAGCACCCAGACCGCGACCGTCCCGTATCCGCCGCCGCCCGTCGCGGGATCCAGGAAGGGGTACGGGTAGTACGTCGCCGCCCCCGTCACCTGGTTGCCCGTGAACGGCCCGCGCGCGAGCGTGACGGCGACCCACACGAGCGGGAAGACCACGACGCGGCCGACCGCGCCGTAGCCGAGCGCCCGGCGGTCGGGCGCGAGCAGCCAGTCGGCGAGCACGAGCAGCGGCACGGCCACGTGCAGCACCTCGTTCGACCACGGGAGGTTGCCGCCGGGGATCGTCGGCAGGCCGCGCAGCAGCAGGTTGTAGACGATGCCGGTGGTGACCATGTACGTGGTCGCCGCCAGCCGGAGCGTCGTCCAGCCGCGGCCGGGCGCGGGCGCCCGCCTCAGCAGCCGCACCGCGCCGACC is from Clavibacter sp. A6099 and encodes:
- a CDS encoding alpha-ketoglutarate-dependent dioxygenase AlkB, which encodes MSIAFQASLFDDLQAEPGIGALGAEVERLDLGQGAWLDIRPGWVSDSDALFERLVEDVEWTADTRLMHGRTVEVPRLLSWFGPRAPLPAPVLVEARDALNEHYGRPPGQVLETAGLCFYRTGDDSVAWHGDRVGRAIDRDTMVAIVSVGAARTLSLRPKGGGEVRRFPLGHGDLVVMGGSAQRTHEHAILKTQKAVGPRISIQFRPVWPA
- a CDS encoding phosphocholine-specific phospholipase C, producing MSTSHLDQLPDDHAGSAGIDAAPPLDPTHAYRGGIRPGVSRRTLLMSGAAAIMAGVAAGSATGTASATAATAATRRNLTRSIADVEHVVILMQENRSFDHYYGTFPGVRGFSDKQAVEYPGGGSVFAQPDATRTDGGHLLPFPLDSANHNAQGAGSLNHSWKGGHAAWNEGAWDNWVVAKTQQTMGYFTKEDVPFHHALASAFTIADHYHCSLIGPTTPNRLYQWTGTIDPEGKAGGPIISNPEPYEPVFRWTTYQERLHQAGITWRTYANDEVGDPDKAPYVGDYGCNPLWQFQQYHDAFASSDPAVRQLAIDGGLHDGWKPDSGRGLDVSYLLEQFGADAAANTLPQVSYVVSPYGWSEHPEASPDYGAHYTNAVIHALMSNPDTWASTVLLLNYDENDGYFDHMLPPLAEPGTRDEYVGGLPIGYGTRVPLTVVSPWSRGGWVDSQVFDHTSIIRFLETWTGVHEPNISDWRRTVSGDLTSCFDFAHPDFSIPTADQVLPLSETRMLLAAADADLAKPPVQEPAAGAQVMPSQDQGTMRRRSLPYRQDADVTVDRGTGRVTLTMRNPGTQGVSHQVFPNIALPFTSTPFTLPPSGSATYTWDSAAHAGAYDFSVYGPDRFLRRFAGTVIPTTAGDVPVPAVRAEAVADGKPYLRLTLGNEGSPSVDYTMTSNDFIERVRHETVKPGRSTTVRWPLDRWGYYDVIVEAPGGFRHRFAGRVE
- a CDS encoding Pr6Pr family membrane protein, with translation MRITWAAIRLLTALTILVAVASQYVVSSSYWRSIGVEGIWGKTIDFLMYFTIESNLLAAAVMAVGAVRLLRRAPAPGRGWTTLRLAATTYMVTTGIVYNLLLRGLPTIPGGNLPWSNEVLHVAVPLLVLADWLLAPDRRALGYGAVGRVVVFPLVWVAVTLARGPFTGNQVTGAATYYPYPFLDPATGGGGYGTVAVWVLVIAALICGLTLLLTWAGRRASRAPAV